A region of the Candidatus Binataceae bacterium genome:
CGATAATTGCGATTTTGATGGTCTTTCAGTCGCTGGCTCCGATTGGCAGCTTAAAAATCGTGAACAGAAAATAGGCATCTGCTGCCAAAGACAACGATTTCCCGGCCAGATTCGGCGGCTCCATTTCGATCTCATATTGAGACACCGCCCGAAGCATCAGGTTCTTGCGCAGCATCGGGGTTGATGCCGTCCTCGATCGTTAAATAATTGAAATCAAAGGGATTTCGAGGATCTGACCGCGATGGCTTGTCGCTTGCTGGACTGATCTGGCGGAGCAATCGTGCGGCCTCGCGAGTTTCATATTCCGAAGCGTCGGCCCGGTTCGACAAGGCAAATGAAGAACCTGTTCTCGATCAATTCACCGGATTTCATCTTGAACGAGGCCGACCAGAAGGAAATCCGCACGCGTGCTGCGGAACTCGGCCGTTTCTTCGATGGTGTCACTGGATGCGACGTCGTCCTCGAGGCCTGCGGCTCGCAGCCCAGTCGCCGTGGCGATGCCTATGGCGTCCACATCCGCGTGTCGGTGCCGGGCGATGAGATGGTGGTGAGCCACCGCGCAAAGCGGGAGCTGCGCGTTGTGATCAAGGAGGCTTTCGACGCGACCGGCAGGTGCCTCAAGGACTATGCGCGTGTGATGCGCGCTGAAACGAAATCGGACTGCCAGTCGTGATTGTGTCGAAGGGACTCAAAGTTCACGATCCGAGCTTCCAGCAAGGTCAGTAAAATCAAGGTAAATTTTATAATTTGAATAGGCATGGAGTATGCTTCGTCCAAGCACGACGGCGACTACGAGCGCCAACACCACTGAGAAGGTGAAGTCCATGAATGCTGTCCATGTCGAAGAGAGAACCGATCGTACGACAATGTTGCAGACGCTGCTTGCCAAAGAGCGCGCTGATATTTTGTCACGCCTGAACGAAGTTCGTCCGGCTCGCGAAGATGGCGTCACCGGCGACGAAATGGATATCGCTAAATCGATGGCCGAGGTCGAGACCCAGGCTCGTCTTTTGGAGCGCGCCGAGTCCCGCCTGCGCGAGATCGACGCTGCGCTGAATCGGGTCGAGGCCGGCGAATACGGTATCTGCATGAACTGTGGCGAGGAGATTCCCGTTGCGCGGTTGCGCGTCATCCCGTTCGCCGTCTACTGCGTCGATTGCCAATCAGAGATCGGCGGTGCGAGCGGAGGCGCTCGCGGTCCGGTTGGACGTTCATTCGGTCGTTTCAACAACGCCGAAGAATCGAGCGCATCGGCGGAACATGACACCGACCTGGGCTTGCCAGCCGAAGAAGAGTTGGTCACTGTCCATTCAGACAGCCCTTTCGGCCCCGAGGAAGGCGAGCTTGACCTTGAAACCCTGCCTCGGCGAAAAAGGGGCAGGCCGCGCAAGAATCCGCTGTAAGATTTATCGGCGGCGGAGCGGCGAGGAGAGGCTCCGGTGGTATTTCACAATATCCTCTGCCCGGTGGACTTCGATGAGCGATCGGGCGCCGCTCTGGAAATGGCCGTAAAGCTGGCCGTTCAGAATCACGCTCGATTACACATCCTCAATGTGGCTCCAATACCCCTCGGCGCCGGCGAGCTTTCGCCGGTGCCGCTGGATCCTTATCCCGCGATCGAAGAAGCAGCCCGCGTCAATCTCGAAAGATTTGCGCGCGAGCGTGTGAGCGGCCGCGTGACGTACGAAACGATGGTGGTCAGCGGTGAACCTGCGACTTACATCCTCAGCGCGATTCGCACGCTGCAGATTGATCTGATCGTGATGGGGACGCATTGCCGCAAAGGCGTCGCGCATTTCCTGCTCGGCAGCGTCGCCGAGCGAGTCGTGCGCGAATCTCCGGTGCCGGTGCTGGCGATTCCTGCGCCGCCCGTCGGATGACTCCGCGGGCTGTTTGATTCTGCTACGGATCGTCCGAATCCCGGACACTTGCGCCACTTCGATGCCATCGTCGGACACGTGGTTGCGTCCTTCTACATCGAGCTATCCCTTCTTTCGTGGGCATCTGATTCGATTAGCAGCCCGACACAGACTGACATCCTTGCGGCATAGCGATTGCTCCCTCGCTTTAGGTACCACATCTGCCACAGGTGATCGTTCACCTGTGCTAAACCGCGAGGCATAAGAATGGAGCTGCTGCTCGTCGAAGATAGTCCCACCGATCGTCTGCTGATGCATAACCGGTTGCGGCGCGCGTTTCCGAAAGCGCACATCGCGATCGCCGACGATGCGCATCAGCTCGCCGACGTTTTGCGCGGCGAGAATTGCGATGTCGTCGTTACGGACTATTGGCTCGGATGGACCGACGGGCTCTCCGTTCTGCAACGCGTGAAGGAAAGATGGCCGCGCTCGCGCGTGATTATTCTGACCGGCAATGGCGGTGAGGAAGTCGTCGCCGAGGCATTCAAGTTTGGTCTTTATCATTACCTGCTCAAGCCCGATGGCTTCGACAATCTCGTCCAGGTGGTGCGCGCCGCCTATGAGAGCAAGCAGCGCGAAGATCGCAACGAGCTTATGGTTGCATTCGTCGGATCGCTCCCCGACGCTGTTTACATCTGTGACGCCAGCGGCGCCGTGCTCAGTTGGAATACCGCCGCGGAGCAGCTCTATGGCTTCGCGCAGGAGTCGATTCTCGGACGCACAGTCGAGATCCTGCTGCCGCCGACGATTCGCAACGAAGTATTGAAGCTCCATGAGATGGCGCGCGGCGGGCAACAAATATCGCCGTTGGAGACCCTCGCGCTCAAGGCCGACGGCTCGACGATCAGCATCGCCCTGACGATCATTCCGATCCGCAGCGGCGCCGACATGATCGGAATCGGATGCATTGCCGCGCCCGTCACCGACGCCGAGTCGGGAAAGGCGGCATCGCATGCGGTGCTCGATTTGACCGGGCGCGCGCGGCGCCGCTCCGGAGCGGCCGCCGCCACCACCGCCTAGCGGCAATCGCACTGGCAGTCGCGGCATCGCTGTCCTATCTTCGAGATGCTCATTTTGTTAATTGAGCGTGTTCCGCGTGCTACGCGGAAGATTAGGGACCGCGGTGAATACTACCAGCCATGCCCACGTTGGCCGGCCGCAACCTCATCCGGCGCGCCTGGCAATCCGTTATGCGCTGGTAGGCGTCGTATGGGTCATCGGTTCCGAGTTCCTGCTCGCTGAGCTGCCGCTGCATTCGGCGGTTCTCAATCGGCTATTGTTCGTTAGCGTGACGAGCGTCCTGCTCTTCATCGTCGCGAGCCGTTATGCCCATTCGCTGCAGTTTTCGCTGGCTGTGCGCGACGAGGCGATCGCCCGGGGGCGCGCGTATTTCGAATCCAACGTCGAAGGCATTATTACTACCGACACCAACGGACTGATTCGGCAGATAAATCTGCGTGGGCAGGAACTGTTCGGCTATCGCGAGATTGAGCTTCTGGGGCAGTCAATCGAGATTCTGCTTCCGGAGCGCTACCGCCAGCGGCACCCAGGGTTGCGCGAACGATTCTCAGCCGAATCCCGCTCACGTCCGATGGGGCAGGGCAGGGAAATTGCCGCGCGGCGCAGAGACGGCACCGAGTTTCCCGCGGAGATTTCGCTCAATCGGATGCCGACGCGGCGCGGCGATTTCGTCGTTGCTTTTGTCGCGGATATTACCGAGCGCCGGGCAATGGAGCGCGAAGCGCGCCGCAGTGAGACGCTGAACGCGCTCGGATCGGTCGCTGCCGGAATTGCGCATGAGCTGAACAATCCGCTCGCGATTATCGCCTCGCGGATTGAACTGATGCTGATCGCGGCGCAGGAGCTCCCGGATGATCTGCGCGCCGACCTGGCCGTCTTGCAGCGCAATGTCGAGCGCGCCAGCCGCATCTCGCACAACCTGCTTTCTCTCGCACGTCAGCGGCCCGGCGATCGGCAGTCGATGGATATGAATGCGGCGATCGAAGACGCGGTCCTGCTGCTGCGCGGCGATTCGCGAAGCACGCCGATCGCGTTCGATCTGCGGCTCGATCGCGCGCTGCCGCCGATTCTCGTCGAACAAACCGGTATCGAGCAGGTTCTGATTAACCTGGTGTCCAATGCGCGCGATGCGGGCGCCACGCGCGTCACGGTCCGCAGCGAAACCGACGCGACGCGGCTCGGTTATCTGCGATTGATCGTGACCGACGATGGCCACGGTATCGAGGCCGACGCCCTCGATCGGCTCTTCCAGCCGTTCTTTACGACCAAGAGCAAGGGCACGGGTCTGGGATTATGGCTCAGCAAGCGCCTGGTCGAAGATCACGGTGGCAGCGTCGAGGTCGATTCGAAACCCGGGAAGGGCACGACGTTCACAATCACGCTGCCCACGGTTGAGGCGGGCTTGACGCCGCTGAGTGACGAGGCCTATGCCGCTAAGTGAGCCGAACGATACGCGCCCGCGTATCCTGCTGGTTGACGATGAGCCCGAGCTGGTCGACGCCTACGTGAGGCTGCTTGGGCGCTCGGGCTTTGAATGCCGCGGCGCGCTCGATCTTGAACGCGCAAACAGTCTGCTCGAAAGCGGCCAGTACGATTTGATGATCACCGACTTGAGTATGCCGCGTAGCAGCGGCTTGGATATCATTCGCCGCGCGCAGCGCCGTATACCCCTGGTGCCGGTGATCGTGATGACGGGGCATAGCACTCCAGACTCGGCCCGGGCGGCAGAGGAAGCGGGTGCCGACGCGTGCCTGCTCAAACCTGTATCGATTGCGGAACTGGTTCGGGTCATCCACGAGACACTGGCGCGCCATAGCGAGCGTTCGATCAACTAGGCGTCCACTCACTCGAAGCTAAGCTGTCCTCTGTTTCGCGGAACTAAGTTTTGCCCGTGGCCAGGCGGCGTTGAGATCTCGTGGCGCGATAAATGCTGGCTGATTGTCGTGGAATCGGCGCAGACTCACTCCGGGACAGATGTTCTCGCGGCCTATCAGGCGCACGTGGCAAAGCTGCGCGGCTCGCGGTATCTGGATTTTCCCGCGCATGTACATCTGGAGACTTTCGCTCGCTGCAACGCTCATTGCTCATTCTGTCCGTCCGACAAACTCGAGCGCCGAGGCACGCGGATGTCCTCCGAGCTGATCGAGAAGATCGTCGGCGACCTCGCGGCCATACCAGGCGAACTGCCTTTTCAGCTCTCTCCATTCAAGGTCAACGAACCGTTTCTCGACACGCGCCTGTTCGACATTCTTGAGCTGATCAATCGCCGGCTTCCGAATGCGGAAATCACGCTCACGACCAATGGGTCTCCGCTGACTGATGAAAAGCTCGCGCGCCTAATCCGCGTGCGCAACATTGGCTACTTGTGGATCTCGCTCAATGAGCGCTCGCCTGAGGAATACGAGCGTGTGATGGGCATCCGGTTCGCGAGCACTATCGCACGCCTGGCGAAGCTGCATCGCGCGAAATGCGAAGGGCAGTTGCCGTTCATCGTGGTGTTGTCGCGCGTGGGCGATGGTTCGATCGAAGACGCCCGCTTCGTGCGCTGGGCCAAAGTGACGTTTCCTTTGTTTGAGGTGAGTATCTTCCGGCGCGGTTCGTGGTTAGGGCAAGTCGATTCAGCGGTGGGGCTCGTGCCGGACGTCGGCTGCATGCGATGGTTCGATCTGTCGATCACGGCGACCGGAGCGGTTGCGCATTGCTGCATGGACGGCATGGCCCGACACGTGATCGGTAACGTGGCCACCACGCACGCACTCGAAATTTACAACTCGCGACCCTACCGCACGCTACGCGAGCAAGTAGCCTCGCGCCGCACCGTCGCGCCCTGCAACACCTGCAGCTTTCTGTGATTCGGCCAGGAAATAGGAAGGCGCTTCGCGCACTTACCGGTACCGGCCCCTTTGGGGCCTCCGAGATCCTTCGGCTCCGGCAGACTCCGCTCACCGTGACGCAAGGAGATTTCACCCAGGTCGCACAAGATCAATTTGTTCACAGTCTCTCAGGATGACAGACTTGTTGGCGGCATTGTCATCAGAATTAAAGCCACAACTACAGCGTGCGTTTGAATGAGACGCTGGCGAGCGCGAGCATCATCACCATGAAGACCAGCAGGAACGCGATGTCCTGGTAGACGGCGGTGAAGTCTGCGCCCTTGAAGAGAATCTGTTTGATCGCGCTTACTGCGTGCGTCTCTGGATTGTAGTGGGCGAAGGCGCGTAGCCAGGGCGGGAAACTTTCGACCGGGTAGATCGCGCCGCTCGGAAAGAACAGGATGACGTTGAGAAA
Encoded here:
- a CDS encoding TraR/DksA family transcriptional regulator → MLQTLLAKERADILSRLNEVRPAREDGVTGDEMDIAKSMAEVETQARLLERAESRLREIDAALNRVEAGEYGICMNCGEEIPVARLRVIPFAVYCVDCQSEIGGASGGARGPVGRSFGRFNNAEESSASAEHDTDLGLPAEEELVTVHSDSPFGPEEGELDLETLPRRKRGRPRKNPL
- a CDS encoding universal stress protein — translated: MVFHNILCPVDFDERSGAALEMAVKLAVQNHARLHILNVAPIPLGAGELSPVPLDPYPAIEEAARVNLERFARERVSGRVTYETMVVSGEPATYILSAIRTLQIDLIVMGTHCRKGVAHFLLGSVAERVVRESPVPVLAIPAPPVG
- a CDS encoding radical SAM protein, with the translated sequence MAKLRGSRYLDFPAHVHLETFARCNAHCSFCPSDKLERRGTRMSSELIEKIVGDLAAIPGELPFQLSPFKVNEPFLDTRLFDILELINRRLPNAEITLTTNGSPLTDEKLARLIRVRNIGYLWISLNERSPEEYERVMGIRFASTIARLAKLHRAKCEGQLPFIVVLSRVGDGSIEDARFVRWAKVTFPLFEVSIFRRGSWLGQVDSAVGLVPDVGCMRWFDLSITATGAVAHCCMDGMARHVIGNVATTHALEIYNSRPYRTLREQVASRRTVAPCNTCSFL
- a CDS encoding ATP-binding protein produces the protein MNTTSHAHVGRPQPHPARLAIRYALVGVVWVIGSEFLLAELPLHSAVLNRLLFVSVTSVLLFIVASRYAHSLQFSLAVRDEAIARGRAYFESNVEGIITTDTNGLIRQINLRGQELFGYREIELLGQSIEILLPERYRQRHPGLRERFSAESRSRPMGQGREIAARRRDGTEFPAEISLNRMPTRRGDFVVAFVADITERRAMEREARRSETLNALGSVAAGIAHELNNPLAIIASRIELMLIAAQELPDDLRADLAVLQRNVERASRISHNLLSLARQRPGDRQSMDMNAAIEDAVLLLRGDSRSTPIAFDLRLDRALPPILVEQTGIEQVLINLVSNARDAGATRVTVRSETDATRLGYLRLIVTDDGHGIEADALDRLFQPFFTTKSKGTGLGLWLSKRLVEDHGGSVEVDSKPGKGTTFTITLPTVEAGLTPLSDEAYAAK
- a CDS encoding HPF/RaiA family ribosome-associated protein is translated as MKNLFSINSPDFILNEADQKEIRTRAAELGRFFDGVTGCDVVLEACGSQPSRRGDAYGVHIRVSVPGDEMVVSHRAKRELRVVIKEAFDATGRCLKDYARVMRAETKSDCQS
- a CDS encoding response regulator — protein: MPLSEPNDTRPRILLVDDEPELVDAYVRLLGRSGFECRGALDLERANSLLESGQYDLMITDLSMPRSSGLDIIRRAQRRIPLVPVIVMTGHSTPDSARAAEEAGADACLLKPVSIAELVRVIHETLARHSERSIN
- a CDS encoding response regulator is translated as MELLLVEDSPTDRLLMHNRLRRAFPKAHIAIADDAHQLADVLRGENCDVVVTDYWLGWTDGLSVLQRVKERWPRSRVIILTGNGGEEVVAEAFKFGLYHYLLKPDGFDNLVQVVRAAYESKQREDRNELMVAFVGSLPDAVYICDASGAVLSWNTAAEQLYGFAQESILGRTVEILLPPTIRNEVLKLHEMARGGQQISPLETLALKADGSTISIALTIIPIRSGADMIGIGCIAAPVTDAESGKAASHAVLDLTGRARRRSGAAAATTA